The Sulfurimonas sp. HSL3-2 genome segment TCAGATTGGCGATAGGAAGAGCGGGCAATGTTATCGGTGGCGGGGACTGGGCCAAAGACAGGATCGTTGTAGACTGTGTGAAAGCCTGGAGCGAAGAGAGAACCGTTGAGATTAGAAGTCCAAGGGCTACAAGACCTTGGCAGCATGTACTAGAACCTTTAAGTGGCTATTTGAATCTGGGTGCGCAGTTATATATAGATGAAAGCTTACATGGTGAGGCTTTTAATTTTGGTCCAAGGGCAGAACAAAATCATACGGTAGAAGAATTGTTGATAGATTTGAGTAAATATTGGCACTTTCGTGATATATCCAGAGCTTATAAAATCACCGATGATATTCTATTTCATGAAGCAGGGTTGTTAAAATTAAATTGTGACAAGGCTTTGTTCTATTTAAAATGGCAAGCAAATTTGGATTATAAAGACACTATAAGATTTACCAGCGAATGGTATTACGATTTTTATAAAAAAAAGACTAATCTATTTGATAAGACTATTGAACAGATCCAAGAATATGAGAATATGGCAAAAGCAAAAGGGTTAAAATGGACGGAGTGATATTGCGACCTTTGAAGCAGATATGTCATCCTAAAGGTGATGTATATCATGCTATGAAAAAAAGCGATATTGGATTTGAAGGATTTGGTGAAGCTTATTTTTCTACGATAAATAAAGGTGATATCAAAGGATGGAAAAAACATACTAAGATGACTCTAAATTTAGTAGTACCAATTGGAGAAATAGAATTTGTTGTATATAATGAGAGAACAAAAGAGTTCTTCAGTATAAAATTATCAAAAAAGAACTATCAAAAACTTACTGTAAAGCCTGATTTATGGATGGCTTTTAGAGGGATAGGAGAATATAATATGCTTTTGAACTTGGCAAACATCGAGCATGACCCGGATGAAGCAAAAAATATTGATTTAAAAGATATCAAATATGAATGGTAAAAAAAATGTTCTAATTACGGGAGGTACAGGATATATCGGTTTTGATTTGGTACACTCGTTAATTCAGAGACAGAACTGTAATATCGCAGTTTTGGTTAGAGATGTTGATACGGTAAATGAATATTTAAAAGAAAGAGTAATTTGTATAGATAGTAATAGTAAAAATTTAAAATCCGAGATTCTAAATTTTAACCCTGAAGTCGTTATTCATTTAGCGGCATATTCTACAAGTCTAGATTCCATAGATGAAATTCATAAACTTATCGAGTCCAATATAACTTTTACAGCATTATTGCTAAATGCATTAGAAGGTAGTGATCTTAAATTATTTGTAAATACAGGATCTTTTTCAGAATATTATTATAATAATGAAACTATAAGTCCAACTTATTTCTATTCTGCAACGAAGACATCTGCGAAGTATATAATAGAATACTTTAGTAAAAAAAATAATTTTAAAATGATAAATGCAATACTCTATAGTGTGTACGGTAAAAAGAACAAAAATAAAAAAGTTATTGATTATGCTATGGCATCACTCGATTCGAATGAACAGGTTAAGATGAGTAGCGGAGATCAAATACTGGATTTCATACATATAGAGGATGTAATAAGTTTTTATATAAATTTAATAGATAATTATACAAATCTAAATATTACAAAGCAGGATTATTTTGTTGGTACGGGAAAAGGTATATCTATTAAAGATTTAGTTTTTCTTTTAGAAAAAGAGATGAATCAAAAAGCAAATATCTCTTGGGGTGGAAATAAAAGCCGCAAGAGAGATACGATCCATGCTAGTGCCAATATTGTAAAGAATTTAGAAGATTTGCTCTGGTCTGCAAAAATAGATATTCGTACGGGAATAAAAAAATATATTGATAAAGAAATAATATAATGAAACAAAATGATCCTTTGATCTCAATAGTCATTCCTATTTATAATGCGGAAAAGTATTTAAAAGAAACAATAGAATCTGTAATTGCACAATCTTATAAAAACTTTGAGCTTTTATTAATCAATCATGCCTGTACCGATAATAGTATTTCTATTATGGAAAACTATAAAGCTAAAGATAATCGTATACAGATCATAACTCTTGATGTGAATAAGGGCGGCCCCGCGTACCCGAGAAATATCGGGATTGATAATGCAAACGGCGATTATATAGCATTTCTTGATTCTGATGATGTCTGGTTGAAAGAGAAGCTGGAGAAAGAAGTTGAAATTTTGGCTGACAATGATTATGATATTATACATACTCTGGCCTATACCATCGATACAAAAAGTAATATGACAGGATTCTTGAACAATCAGAGAGTGTATAATATACTTCATCCTTTTTTGAATGATCTTACAATCTTATATTGTTCAAATTATATTAATATCAATACTGTATTGATGAAAAAAGATAAAAAGATAAAATTTCGTGAAGATAGTTATCTCATAGCTTTAGAAGATTGGTTTTTCTGGATAGAACATTTGCATAACGGAAAAAATTTTTTTCTTCTTAAAGAGAATCTTATTAATTACAGAGTCGATATGGACTCTATGTCAAACAGAAAGACAGATAAAAGTTATAAAAAAGCATTTTATCTTTACGCATTACTGCTCAATGATAATAAAATATCCTTAGGATTGTTTATCTCTTGTTACATTATAAATACATTGAAAACGATACTTAGAAATATAAAAATAAAATTAAAATAGCAATAGGTGATTATATGGTAACGTTAATTATTGGAAAGAATAGTAATCTATCTAATGCTCTATACTCCAAGGTGAAAAATTGTTTTTTAATCTCATCTAGAGAACTCCTAGAGAACATTGATATATTATCCAGATTTAAGGATAGACGTGTCAATATCATTTTTAATAATTTTCAACAAGCTATACAATTGAACAACCTTGAAAATGCGAGTAGTTATATAACGAACTCAATTTTAATAACCGCAAAAGTTCTTGATTATTTTAAGACGGTAGATATCAATAAGATCATATACACAAGCAGCAGTTCAGTATATGGAAACAATATTTTATGCAATGAAAAAGATGAATTAAAGCCTATGAATTTGCATGCATCCTTAAAAGTTGCAAATGAAAAACTTATAGAAAAATACTGCAACGATGCAGGCATAGACTATACGCTAGCAAGAATATTCAATATGTACGGCGGAGATGATAATTTTTCCATAGTAAGCAAGATCATAAACGCATATAAGACAGATCAGGAACTGACTATTGTTAATAACGGTAATGCGATCAGAGACTTTATACATATAGACGATGTGGTTGAGATATATGTACGTTTACTAGGAATAACCGGTCGGAATATCATAAATATTGGAACGGGAAATGGAAGTTCGATAAAAAATATACTTGATTTTCTGGCAAACAATAAAATCACAGTTAGAACGAAAAATATTTTTAGAGATGAATTGAAAACATCGACTGCAGACATAAGATTACTAGACAATGTACTTCATAAAGATAATTTCATAAAAGTAGAGGATTACTTGAGACAAGAGCTCAATATATGAAAAAGATTATAATGATAACAACAGTACCTATGAGTTTGGCTACATTAGTCAAAGGCCAGGCAAAGTACTTGTCAAATTATTATGAAGTGAAGTTAGTGACCTCATATGCTGCAGAAAATAAAGAGATAGCAGCTTTTGAAGGCGTAGAGCTAAAAGCCATAGATATGACCCGTCAGATAACTATATTAAAAGATCTGATCGCTTTAATGAAAATATTTTTTTATATACTTCACGAAAAACCGGATGTCGTATACACATTCACACCAAAAGCAGGATTGCTCGGCATGATTGCGTCTTTTATGGCAAGAGTCCCCGTGCGAATTCACAATATTGTCGGTATGCCGCTCATGGAAGCAGTAGGCAAGAAGAAAACTCTTTTAATGTTTATAGAAAAGTTGACGTATTTTTTTGCTACCGATCTATTTTGTAATAGTTTTGGACTCAAAGAGTATATAAATATAAATTTGACGAAAAGAGAGGTCAAAGTAATAGGCCAGGGCTCTATTAACGGTGTCGATACAGAATTTTTTCGTAACAAGACGACAAAAGATGAACAGATAAATATCAGAAATGCCCATGGCATTGATGAAAATGATTTTGTCATAACATTCGTCGGTAGAATCGTAAAGGATAAGGGTATCAATGAGTTGGTTGAATCATTCATTGAATTAAATCAGAAGTATACTAATCTGAAATTACTGCTTGTAGGAGATTACGAAGAACATCTTAATCCTATTAAAAAAGAGAATAAGAGTTTGATGGATAGTTCAAAAAACATCATTATGGTAGGTTTTCAAAAAGATATTAGAGACTTTCTAGCCATAAGTGATCTGTTTGTCCTCCCCTCATATAGAGAAGGGCTTCCTAACTCTCTCATAGAAGCCGGCAGTTTCGGGATCCCATTACTCGCAACGAACATTAATGGATGTAATGAAATAATCGTACACAAAAAGAACGGAATATTGGTAGAGAAAAAAGATAAGAAAAGCCTGCAAGAAGGTATTGAATTACTACTGACCGATAAACAGCTTTATCAAAAGATAAAATTAGAAGTTAGAGATGATATTATTCATAGATACGATCAAAATTACTTTTGGAAAGAGTTGAAGAATGAACTTGAAACAATTATTTGATAAAATCTTAGCATTAGTTTTGATCATACTTTTTTCACCGATCTACATCATTGTATCCTTGCTTATCTTGTTGAAAATGGGAAGACCGATATTTTTCAGACAACAAAGACCGGGATACAAAGAGAAAATATTCGGGATATATAAGTTTCGTACGATGACAAATGAAAAAGATGAAAACGGTGAACTTCTACCGGATGAAAAAAGATTAGTAGGCATAGGAAAGTTTATAAGAAGTACAAGTTTAGACGAACTGCCGCAACTTTTTAATGTTTTAAAAGGGGAGATGAGCTTTGTAGGTCCAAGACCGCTTTTGATCGAATACCTGAACTTGTATAATGAAACTCAGAAAAGAAGACACGATGTTTTACCCGGTATCACTGGTTGGGCACAAGTGAATGGACGAAATGCTATAAGCTGGGAGCAAAAATTTGAATATGATGTCTGGTATGTCGATCATAAATCTTTTTCTCTTGACATGAAGATACTTTGGCTTACTTTTTTAAAGGTATTGAGAAGAAGTGGTATTAGTTCAGACTCTAGTGTTACTATGGAGAAGTTTAGAGGCACTAAGTCGTGAACAGTATATATATTTATGGTGCAAGCGGACATGGACTGGTCGTTGCAGACATAGCAAGACTATGTGGATATGATGAGATAATATTTATAGATGACGGGAATAACGAATATGCAGTTTTTGAAAGTATCAAAGAAAATATTCATATACCTATAGCACTTGGAATAGGAAGCAATACAGTAAGAGCCTCTCTATTTGAAAAGGTCAAAAAAATTGGCTTTGAGATAGTCAGTCTGGTACATCCTAGTGCTATTGTATCCTCAAGCAGTAGTATCGGAATAGGAACAGTCGTTATGCCTAATGTCGTCATAAATGCAAAGGCAGATATCGGTGATGGAGTGATATTAAATACGGGATCGATCATAGAACATGAATGTGTAGTAGAAAATTTTGTACATATTTCACCTAATGCAGCTTTGGCAGGTGGTGTAAAAATCGGAGAATTAACCCACATAGGCATAGGTTCTAGTGTGATACAAGGTATAATTATAGGAAAACAATCGATTATCGGTGCAGGTTCCGTCGTAGTGAAAGATATAGGCGATTTTAAAAAAGCATATGGGAACTATTGCAAGGAAATAGAGGATATAAAGTAGATGAATAAAAGAATTTTTTTAAGTGCTCCGCATATGAGTGGAAATGAATTAAAATATATAGAAAAAGTATTTGAGAGTAACTATATTGCACCGCTTGGAGAATATGTCAATAGATTTGAAGATAGTATTAAAAGCTATACAGGTGCAAAAAATGCACTTGCTGTAACAAGCGGGACAGCTGCTATTCACTTGGCTCTTAGAGTATTGGGTATAGGTAAAGATGATGATGTTCTGGCTTCGACTTTTACCTTTATAGGTTCCGTAAATGCAATAATATACCAAGGTGCAAATCCTGTGTTTATAGACAGTGATAAAGAGTCTTGGAACCTATCTCCCAAATTATTAAATAAATATTTATGCGAATGTCAAAAAAAGCCGAAAGCTCTGGTAATAACTCATCTATACGGACAGTGTGCGGATATAGAGAAGATCGCCGATATCTGTAAACTTCACGGTGTATATCTGATAGAAGATGCGGCAGAATCTTTAGGTGCTATTTATAACGGAAAACATACAGGTACTTTTGGAGATTTCGGTATATATAGTTTCAATGGAAATAAGATAATAACTACTTCCGGGGGTGGTATGCTCGTCAGTGATAATAAAGAATGGATCGATAAGGCAAAATTTTATGCTACACAAGCAAAAGAGCCTTTTATCCACTATGAACACAAAGAGTATGGATACAACTACCGTATGAGTAATGTACTTGCAGCTATTGGTGTCGGACAGATGGAAGTAATAGAAGACAGAGTCTTGAAAAAACGAGAGATATTTGGATGGTATAATGAGTTTTTAAATGATATTGAAGAGATAATATTCATGCCTGAACTCGAAAACAGCCGCGGTAATAGATGGCTTACAGCTATGACATTTGAAAAAACAGATTTTAATAAGATTATGAAAAAACTTGAAGAGGCGAATGTAGAAAGCAGACCGTTATGGAAACCTATGCATATCCAGCCATTATTTAAAGATGCAAAAGCTGTAGTCGACGGAACGAGTGAGGACCTTTACAGTAAGGGGCTCTGTGTAGCCAGCAGTACGATAATGGGTAGGGATGATGTCAAAATGATCTGCGATATTATATTAGCTAATTTGGATTGAAGATGGGTTTTGTTGATAAAAGAATATTAAACTTTATAGTGATAATTACATTAACCTTTATAACGTTTGCATGGACATTTTTTATATTTCATATGCCGTTTAATATTAATGTCGTTTTGATTGTCTTAGGTGTACGAGTCTTGGCTTCATTATTGATATTTAAAGATTATTCTCTTTCTTGGAGTAAAGCGACGCAAAAGACATTTTTACTAAAAAGCCTTGTCTACATTGCAGCATTTTCGATCTACCTGCCTGTATTATACGGAAAAGTCAGATTTGCCTTTTTAGCTTCCGAACTTTTTTTATATCTGTTTTCTATAAATTTTGCGATGTATTTATATTACTATTTAGTGAATAAAAGCCAAATCAGTAAATCAAAAACTGTTGTGATATATGGAGCAGGTAAGGCAGGGATAAAACTTGAAGAAGAATTCAGTCATAGCGAGTACAAAGTAAAATACTTTGTTGATGATGACAAGATACTTCAAAAAAGATCGATAGACGGTATACGGATAGTATCAAAAGAGGAATTAAAAGAAAAGATAGAGCAGGATAACAAGTTAGATCTGCTTGTTATTGCTATGCCTTCAGCTTCTCATGAAAGAGTTAAAGAGATATACGACAAGCTGAGTGTTTATTTTAAAGCTATCAAGGTCTTGCCTGCATTTGATGAGATACTCAGAGATAAAGACTTTGCGAAACAATTAAAAGATATCTCGGTAGAAGATCTACTTGCAAGACATCCTAAAGACTTGGATAAGAGTGTTATAGAAAATTTCATTAAAGACAAAACGGTTCTTATTACCGGTGCAGGCGGAAGTATAGGAAGTGAGATAAGTAGACAGTGCGCTAGTTTTGGCGCAAAACAACTGATACTTTTAGATCATAGTGAATTTAACTTATACAGTATTGCCGAAGAGCTAAGTGAATGTGATCCGGTATTTGTAATGCAGTCAGTGGTAAATAAAGAACTGTTGGACAAGACATTTGAACAGTATAAGCCTGATATTGTCATGCATGCAGCAGCATATAAGCATGTACCTTTAGTAGAAGAAAACATATCAGAGGCTATTATAAATAATGTGATAGGGACTAAGAACGCTATCGATTGTGCTATAAAACATAAAGTGAAAAAATTTGTACTTATATCTACAGATAAAGCAGTAAGGCCTACTAACGTTATGGGAACGACGAAGAGGATTTGTGAAATGTATGCTCAAAATGTGGATGCATCTTTTGATGGTAATACTACAGAAATCGTAGCAGTACGCTTTGGAAACGTTCTTGGAAGTAGTGGAAGTGTAATCCCGAAATTTAAAGCACAAATAGAAAGTGGTGGACCAATTACTGTGACTCATCCTGATATAACCAGATATTTTATGCTTATCAATGAGGCCTGTGAACTTGTACTTCAAGCAGGTGCTATCGCAAAAGGCGGCGAAATATTTATTTTAGATATGGGTGAACCTGTAAAAATCATAGATCTGGCAAAAAAAATGATTTCATTATCTGGTCATGATGATATAGAAATAGAGTTTAGCGGATTAAGAGCAGGTGAAAAGTTATATGAAGAGTTACTTATCGATGACAGTGATGCAAAAACACAATATGAGTCGATCACTGTGGCAGGAAAGACAGATTATGATATATCAAAATTAAATGACGATATTGCAGAGTTGATAAGTACAAATGATAAGTTAGCTAAACTAAAAGAGATCGTACCGGAGTTTAATCATAATAAAAACTAAAAGTATGGCAAATTGCAATAAGTTTTGAAAAAGTTTATTTTTACTATATAGTGTTCCAATCAACTAAAAGGAGTTAAAATGAAAATTTTAGCAATGATGGTAATTGGAATAAGTTTATTATTTGGTGCTGTTGACATAAATACGGCAAATAAAGGTCAGTTGATGAATCTCAACGGTATCGGCGATAAAAAAGCGGATGCAATTTTACAATACAGAAAAGAGCACTGTTTTAAAAATGTCGATGATATGGTTCTCGTAAAAGGAATCAGTAAGAAATTTATTGAAAAAAACAGAAAAGATTTAACTGCAAGCAAAT includes the following:
- the rfbG gene encoding CDP-glucose 4,6-dehydratase, which gives rise to MFENVYKNKKVLVTGHTGFKGSWLTIWLLKLGANVVGVSKDVPTTPSMFKELKLDTRIKHYLEDIRDLQKMIEIVSDEKPDFLFHLAAQPIVSTSYSDPIETISSNVMGTTNILEALKISNHICKAVIITSDKAYDNVEQVWGYKEDDKMGGKDIYSGSKGAAELIIKSYYHSFFKHDGCNVRLAIGRAGNVIGGGDWAKDRIVVDCVKAWSEERTVEIRSPRATRPWQHVLEPLSGYLNLGAQLYIDESLHGEAFNFGPRAEQNHTVEELLIDLSKYWHFRDISRAYKITDDILFHEAGLLKLNCDKALFYLKWQANLDYKDTIRFTSEWYYDFYKKKTNLFDKTIEQIQEYENMAKAKGLKWTE
- a CDS encoding dTDP-4-dehydrorhamnose 3,5-epimerase; translated protein: MKKSDIGFEGFGEAYFSTINKGDIKGWKKHTKMTLNLVVPIGEIEFVVYNERTKEFFSIKLSKKNYQKLTVKPDLWMAFRGIGEYNMLLNLANIEHDPDEAKNIDLKDIKYEW
- a CDS encoding NAD(P)-dependent oxidoreductase, whose protein sequence is MNGKKNVLITGGTGYIGFDLVHSLIQRQNCNIAVLVRDVDTVNEYLKERVICIDSNSKNLKSEILNFNPEVVIHLAAYSTSLDSIDEIHKLIESNITFTALLLNALEGSDLKLFVNTGSFSEYYYNNETISPTYFYSATKTSAKYIIEYFSKKNNFKMINAILYSVYGKKNKNKKVIDYAMASLDSNEQVKMSSGDQILDFIHIEDVISFYINLIDNYTNLNITKQDYFVGTGKGISIKDLVFLLEKEMNQKANISWGGNKSRKRDTIHASANIVKNLEDLLWSAKIDIRTGIKKYIDKEII
- a CDS encoding glycosyltransferase family 2 protein; the encoded protein is MKQNDPLISIVIPIYNAEKYLKETIESVIAQSYKNFELLLINHACTDNSISIMENYKAKDNRIQIITLDVNKGGPAYPRNIGIDNANGDYIAFLDSDDVWLKEKLEKEVEILADNDYDIIHTLAYTIDTKSNMTGFLNNQRVYNILHPFLNDLTILYCSNYININTVLMKKDKKIKFREDSYLIALEDWFFWIEHLHNGKNFFLLKENLINYRVDMDSMSNRKTDKSYKKAFYLYALLLNDNKISLGLFISCYIINTLKTILRNIKIKLK
- a CDS encoding SDR family oxidoreductase, which produces MVTLIIGKNSNLSNALYSKVKNCFLISSRELLENIDILSRFKDRRVNIIFNNFQQAIQLNNLENASSYITNSILITAKVLDYFKTVDINKIIYTSSSSVYGNNILCNEKDELKPMNLHASLKVANEKLIEKYCNDAGIDYTLARIFNMYGGDDNFSIVSKIINAYKTDQELTIVNNGNAIRDFIHIDDVVEIYVRLLGITGRNIINIGTGNGSSIKNILDFLANNKITVRTKNIFRDELKTSTADIRLLDNVLHKDNFIKVEDYLRQELNI
- a CDS encoding glycosyltransferase family 4 protein, yielding MKKIIMITTVPMSLATLVKGQAKYLSNYYEVKLVTSYAAENKEIAAFEGVELKAIDMTRQITILKDLIALMKIFFYILHEKPDVVYTFTPKAGLLGMIASFMARVPVRIHNIVGMPLMEAVGKKKTLLMFIEKLTYFFATDLFCNSFGLKEYININLTKREVKVIGQGSINGVDTEFFRNKTTKDEQINIRNAHGIDENDFVITFVGRIVKDKGINELVESFIELNQKYTNLKLLLVGDYEEHLNPIKKENKSLMDSSKNIIMVGFQKDIRDFLAISDLFVLPSYREGLPNSLIEAGSFGIPLLATNINGCNEIIVHKKNGILVEKKDKKSLQEGIELLLTDKQLYQKIKLEVRDDIIHRYDQNYFWKELKNELETII
- the pglC gene encoding undecaprenyl phosphate N,N'-diacetylbacillosamine 1-phosphate transferase — encoded protein: MNLKQLFDKILALVLIILFSPIYIIVSLLILLKMGRPIFFRQQRPGYKEKIFGIYKFRTMTNEKDENGELLPDEKRLVGIGKFIRSTSLDELPQLFNVLKGEMSFVGPRPLLIEYLNLYNETQKRRHDVLPGITGWAQVNGRNAISWEQKFEYDVWYVDHKSFSLDMKILWLTFLKVLRRSGISSDSSVTMEKFRGTKS
- a CDS encoding acetyltransferase, encoding MNSIYIYGASGHGLVVADIARLCGYDEIIFIDDGNNEYAVFESIKENIHIPIALGIGSNTVRASLFEKVKKIGFEIVSLVHPSAIVSSSSSIGIGTVVMPNVVINAKADIGDGVILNTGSIIEHECVVENFVHISPNAALAGGVKIGELTHIGIGSSVIQGIIIGKQSIIGAGSVVVKDIGDFKKAYGNYCKEIEDIK
- the pglE gene encoding UDP-N-acetylbacillosamine transaminase, translated to MNKRIFLSAPHMSGNELKYIEKVFESNYIAPLGEYVNRFEDSIKSYTGAKNALAVTSGTAAIHLALRVLGIGKDDDVLASTFTFIGSVNAIIYQGANPVFIDSDKESWNLSPKLLNKYLCECQKKPKALVITHLYGQCADIEKIADICKLHGVYLIEDAAESLGAIYNGKHTGTFGDFGIYSFNGNKIITTSGGGMLVSDNKEWIDKAKFYATQAKEPFIHYEHKEYGYNYRMSNVLAAIGVGQMEVIEDRVLKKREIFGWYNEFLNDIEEIIFMPELENSRGNRWLTAMTFEKTDFNKIMKKLEEANVESRPLWKPMHIQPLFKDAKAVVDGTSEDLYSKGLCVASSTIMGRDDVKMICDIILANLD
- a CDS encoding nucleoside-diphosphate sugar epimerase/dehydratase → MGFVDKRILNFIVIITLTFITFAWTFFIFHMPFNINVVLIVLGVRVLASLLIFKDYSLSWSKATQKTFLLKSLVYIAAFSIYLPVLYGKVRFAFLASELFLYLFSINFAMYLYYYLVNKSQISKSKTVVIYGAGKAGIKLEEEFSHSEYKVKYFVDDDKILQKRSIDGIRIVSKEELKEKIEQDNKLDLLVIAMPSASHERVKEIYDKLSVYFKAIKVLPAFDEILRDKDFAKQLKDISVEDLLARHPKDLDKSVIENFIKDKTVLITGAGGSIGSEISRQCASFGAKQLILLDHSEFNLYSIAEELSECDPVFVMQSVVNKELLDKTFEQYKPDIVMHAAAYKHVPLVEENISEAIINNVIGTKNAIDCAIKHKVKKFVLISTDKAVRPTNVMGTTKRICEMYAQNVDASFDGNTTEIVAVRFGNVLGSSGSVIPKFKAQIESGGPITVTHPDITRYFMLINEACELVLQAGAIAKGGEIFILDMGEPVKIIDLAKKMISLSGHDDIEIEFSGLRAGEKLYEELLIDDSDAKTQYESITVAGKTDYDISKLNDDIAELISTNDKLAKLKEIVPEFNHNKN
- a CDS encoding helix-hairpin-helix domain-containing protein, producing MKILAMMVIGISLLFGAVDINTANKGQLMNLNGIGDKKADAILQYRKEHCFKNVDDMVLVKGISKKFIEKNRKDLTASKCKI